The proteins below are encoded in one region of Paenisporosarcina cavernae:
- a CDS encoding metal-sensitive transcriptional regulator has protein sequence MAKEQVEELITVELPNDGVRTSHHSHETKKNLVTRLNRIEGQIRGIKGLIERDTYCDDVITQISATQSALNSVAKILLDGHLKSCVVDRIKQGDEEVLDEVLITIQKLMKK, from the coding sequence ATGGCGAAAGAACAGGTGGAAGAGTTAATTACGGTGGAATTACCGAATGATGGAGTTAGAACGAGTCACCATTCACATGAAACGAAGAAGAATTTGGTGACGAGATTGAATCGTATTGAGGGTCAGATTCGCGGAATTAAAGGTCTAATCGAACGGGATACGTATTGTGATGATGTCATTACCCAAATTTCTGCAACGCAGTCTGCGCTAAATAGTGTGGCAAAGATTTTACTGGATGGACATTTAAAATCGTGTGTTGTGGACCGTATTAAACAAGGCGATGAAGAAGTTTTAGATGAAGTACTGATTACGATACAAAAGCTAATGAAAAAATAA
- a CDS encoding serine hydrolase, with protein MLEILSKIDETNEGVFAYAIASVRGNQNLHSFQTNEVMPLASAAKVAIAYAVTKLVEAQHLSWEDKLDDVLFDPKEDSNELYPHLIGRSSIQLGEAIEVMIACHDSIVAKLIVTCAGGWEKINRLISEKFPSMHVTENPRDDKNIGTVEDLFAMMNQIRSGYERNPFRWSPIIRGLVRQRGENGIVPSHLISHMTGGLEQALLNIGFIGNYAGEQYIYAIAAKNVPNRSENTTADMLAKEFIENIYRHLFCEGN; from the coding sequence TTGCTAGAAATTTTAAGTAAAATAGACGAAACAAACGAAGGGGTATTTGCTTATGCCATCGCTTCGGTAAGAGGGAACCAAAACCTTCACTCGTTTCAAACGAATGAAGTAATGCCTCTCGCTTCGGCTGCAAAAGTAGCCATTGCTTATGCTGTGACGAAATTGGTGGAAGCGCAACATCTATCGTGGGAAGACAAACTAGACGACGTTTTATTTGATCCTAAAGAAGACAGCAACGAACTTTATCCACACTTAATAGGAAGAAGCTCCATTCAATTGGGTGAAGCAATAGAAGTCATGATTGCTTGTCACGATAGCATTGTGGCAAAGCTAATTGTTACGTGTGCTGGAGGGTGGGAGAAAATCAATCGGTTAATATCGGAGAAATTTCCATCGATGCATGTAACGGAAAATCCGCGAGATGATAAAAATATCGGAACGGTAGAGGATTTATTCGCCATGATGAACCAAATTCGAAGCGGTTATGAGAGAAATCCATTTCGATGGAGTCCTATAATTCGTGGGCTTGTTAGACAACGAGGAGAGAATGGAATTGTGCCAAGTCATTTAATCAGTCACATGACAGGAGGATTGGAACAAGCTTTACTTAATATTGGATTTATAGGAAACTATGCCGGTGAACAATATATTTACGCCATAGCTGCAAAAAATGTTCCGAACAGATCTGAGAACACCACGGCTGATATGCTTGCGAAGGAATTTATCGAGAATATCTATCGACATCTTTTCTGTGAAGGCAATTAA
- a CDS encoding DUF817 domain-containing protein, producing MKQAIIQLWHFGWMQAKACIFPVIIFATLALTQWIELPFLPRYDWILLICLAVQVGMVYSGLESRDELKVITLFHLIGLALELFKVHMGSWSYPNEGYTKFFGVPLYSGFMYASVASYLCQAWNRMNVQLLKWPPYYVVVPLTAAIYLNFFWHHFWLDIRWILSTAVLIVFWKTIVTYRVNGIRYRMPLTLSFFLIGFFIWIAENIATYFGAWQYPDQVDAWSLVHLGKVSSWLLLVIVSFLIVATLKRVKHTLQHET from the coding sequence ATGAAACAGGCAATCATACAGCTATGGCATTTTGGTTGGATGCAAGCAAAGGCCTGCATCTTTCCAGTGATCATTTTCGCCACCCTCGCGTTAACCCAATGGATAGAACTTCCCTTTCTTCCAAGGTACGACTGGATTCTACTGATATGTTTAGCTGTTCAAGTCGGTATGGTGTACTCTGGCCTCGAATCTCGAGATGAACTAAAAGTCATCACACTCTTTCATCTCATTGGACTGGCACTTGAATTATTTAAAGTGCATATGGGTTCATGGTCTTACCCGAACGAAGGCTACACAAAATTTTTCGGCGTTCCATTGTATAGCGGATTTATGTATGCCAGTGTAGCGAGTTATTTATGCCAAGCGTGGAATCGTATGAACGTGCAGCTTCTAAAATGGCCACCTTATTACGTAGTAGTTCCACTCACAGCAGCCATCTACTTGAACTTCTTCTGGCATCATTTTTGGTTAGACATTCGGTGGATATTGAGCACAGCGGTTCTTATTGTTTTCTGGAAAACAATTGTCACGTATCGAGTAAATGGCATTCGGTATCGAATGCCGCTAACTTTATCCTTTTTCCTCATCGGTTTTTTCATCTGGATAGCGGAAAATATTGCTACGTATTTTGGTGCATGGCAATATCCCGATCAAGTGGATGCATGGAGCCTCGTTCATTTAGGAAAAGTAAGTTCATGGTTGTTACTTGTGATTGTCAGTTTTCTAATTGTAGCTACGTTAAAACGAGTAAAGCATACGCTGCAACACGAGACATAA